In Rhodamnia argentea isolate NSW1041297 chromosome 4, ASM2092103v1, whole genome shotgun sequence, the following proteins share a genomic window:
- the LOC115741061 gene encoding subtilisin-like protease SBT1.8 isoform X2 — MFRGIWPESKSFDDSGFPEIPARWKGQCVSGPDFNPSLCNKKLIGAYYFAKGYIQASDGNMTEVVTPRDHNGHGTHTSSTAAGSPVANASLLGAARGVARGMAPHARVASYKVCWEQGCTSSDILAAMDQAIRDGVDVLSLSLGGGDGSYYETTIAIGAFSAMEKGIFVSASAGNEGPQQGTLSNGAPWIMTVGASTLDRTFPASALLGNKLRFTGASMYGGPGMGNKLVSLVYITTSNQSNLCMPGTLDPNVVRGKVVLCDRGENSRVEKGAVVRDAGGVGMILVNTADNGGEELLADCHMIPTVHIGAKAGNVIREYAKTDRNPTALVVTSTQKVNVRPTPVVAAFSSRGPYFQSPQILKPDVIGPGVNILAAWPDNVSPTELPIDKRSVQFNIISGTSMSCPHISGIAALFRVTRPDWSTSAIKSALMTTAYVHDNVRNPITDSANGGPSSPWTHGAGHINPRKALSPGLVYDLTADDYIAFVCSLNYTVKQVQSVVRRTNVTCSTKLSDPGQLNYPSFSVVFGPNKKVVRYTREVTNVGDAGSVYRAVVEAPSTVAVRVRPSRLVFEKVGEKKRYSVTFVARNKTDEAHSGSITWRNRQHRVRSPVAFLWVES; from the exons ATGTTTAGAG GAATCTGGCCAGAGTCGAAGAGCTTTGATGACTCGGGGTTCCCGGAGATTCCGGCCCGGTGGAAGGGACAGTGCGTGAGCGGACCGGATTTCAATCCTTCTCTGTGCAACAAGAAGCTCATCGGCGCTTATTATTTCGCCAAAGGCTATATCCAGGCTTCAG ATGGTAACATGACAGAGGTCGTAACCCCCCGGGACCACAATGGACACGGGACTCACACGTCGAGCACCGCTGCAGGCTCCCCAGTGGCCAACGCCAGCTTGCTCGGCGCCGCAAGAGGCGTCGCTCGGGGCATGGCTCCCCATGCCCGTGTGGCCAGCTATAAAGTATGCTGGGAACAGGGCTGCACGAGCTCCGACATACTCGCCGCCATGGACCAGGCCATAAGGGATGGTGTtgacgtgctctctctctctcttggtggAGGTGACGGATCGTACTACGAGACCACCATTGCTATTGGAGCGTTCTCAGCGATGGAGAAAGGTATTTTCGTCTCCGCCTCTGCCGGGAACGAAGGTCCTCAACAAGGCACGCTCTCGAATGGAGCCCCATGGATCATGACTGTAGGAGCGTCTACCCTGGACCGCACGTTCCCTGCCTCTGCATTGCTTGGCAACAAGTTGCGGTTCACCGGAGCATCAATGTATGGTGGCCCGGGAATGGGGAACAAGCTGGTTAGCCTGGTTTACATAACCACAAGCAACCAGAGCAACTTGTGCATGCCAGGAACACTCGACCCCAATGTGGTGCGTGGGAAGGTGGTGCTCTGCGACAGAGGGGAGAATTCCCGGGTCGAGAAGGGCGCAGTGGTGCGTGATGCTGGTGGAGTGGGGATGATACTGGTGAACACAGCGGACAACGGCGGTGAGGAGCTGCTGGCAGACTGCCACATGATACCAACCGTTCACATCGGTGCAAAGGCAGGTAATGTGATCAGGGAATATGCCAAGACCGATCGGAACCCTACGGCCTTGGTCGTTACCAGCACACAAAAGGTCAATGTCAGGCCGACGCCGGTGGTGGCTGCGTTCAGCTCAAGAGGGCCATACTTCCAGTCCCCGCAGATCTTGAAACCTGACGTGATTGGTCCAGGTGTCAACATCCTGGCCGCTTGGCCTGATAATGTCAGCCCCACGGAATTGCCTATTGACAAAAGGAGTGTCCAGTTCAATATCATCTCAG GTACATCCATGTCTTGCCCACACATCAGTGGCATCGCCGCACTGTTCAGAGTCACCCGCCCAGATTGGAgcacaagtgcaatcaaatcggCGCTCATGACCACCGCCTATGTCCACGACAACGTCCGGAACCCCATCACCGACTCAGCCAACGGAGGCCCATCCTCCCCATGGACACACGGAGCAGGCCACATCAACCCGAGGAAGGCGCTCTCGCCCGGCCTGGTCTATGATCTCACCGCCGACGACTACATTGCCTTCGTCTGCTCCCTCAACTACACGGTCAAGCAAGTCCAGAGCGTCGTGAGGCGGACAAACGTGACCTGCTCGACCAAACTGTCTGACCCGGGACAGCTCAACTATCCGTCGTTCTCGGTCGTGTTTGGGCCCAACAAGAAGGTGGTGCGGTACACTCGGGAGGTGACGAACGTGGGGGATGCCGGGTCGGTGTACAGGGCGGTGGTGGAGGCGCCAAGCACAGTTGCAGTGAGGGTGAGGCCGAGTAGGCTGGTGTTTGAGAAGGTGGGGGAGAAGAAGAGGTACAGCGTGACGTTCGTGGCGAGAAACAAGACAGACGAGGCTCACAGCGGGTCGATCACGTGGAGGAACCGGCAGCACCGCGTGAGGAGTCCAGTCGCGTTCTTGTGGGTAGAATCCTAA
- the LOC115741061 gene encoding subtilisin-like protease SBT1.8 isoform X1 produces MAKKTYIVQMREQSTPAAFGTSRDWYSANLQSLASSATDLLYVYTDAFKGYAASLEADQAEALRSSDTVLGVYEDVMYHLHTTRTPHFLKVEDEFGLWPGTGNQSKGADQPFHDVIIGLLDTGIWPESKSFDDSGFPEIPARWKGQCVSGPDFNPSLCNKKLIGAYYFAKGYIQASDGNMTEVVTPRDHNGHGTHTSSTAAGSPVANASLLGAARGVARGMAPHARVASYKVCWEQGCTSSDILAAMDQAIRDGVDVLSLSLGGGDGSYYETTIAIGAFSAMEKGIFVSASAGNEGPQQGTLSNGAPWIMTVGASTLDRTFPASALLGNKLRFTGASMYGGPGMGNKLVSLVYITTSNQSNLCMPGTLDPNVVRGKVVLCDRGENSRVEKGAVVRDAGGVGMILVNTADNGGEELLADCHMIPTVHIGAKAGNVIREYAKTDRNPTALVVTSTQKVNVRPTPVVAAFSSRGPYFQSPQILKPDVIGPGVNILAAWPDNVSPTELPIDKRSVQFNIISGTSMSCPHISGIAALFRVTRPDWSTSAIKSALMTTAYVHDNVRNPITDSANGGPSSPWTHGAGHINPRKALSPGLVYDLTADDYIAFVCSLNYTVKQVQSVVRRTNVTCSTKLSDPGQLNYPSFSVVFGPNKKVVRYTREVTNVGDAGSVYRAVVEAPSTVAVRVRPSRLVFEKVGEKKRYSVTFVARNKTDEAHSGSITWRNRQHRVRSPVAFLWVES; encoded by the exons ATGGCCAAGAAGACCTACATTGTTCAAATGAGAGAACAGAGCACCCCCGCGGCATTCGGCACCAGCCGGGATTGGTACAGCGCAAACCTCCAATCTCTCGCCTCCAGCGCCACCGACCTCCTTTACGTCTACACCGACGCCTTCAAAGGCTACGCCGCGTCCCTCGAGGCGGATCAAGCGGAGGCCCTCCGGTCGTCGGACACAGTGCTCGGGGTCTATGAGGACGTCATGTACCACCTCCACACGACGCGGACGCCGCACTTCttgaaagtggaagacgagttCGGGCTGTGGCCCGGCACAGGGAACCAATCGAAGGGGGCTGATCAACCATTTCATGACGTAATCATTGGTCTTCTTGACACAGGAATCTGGCCAGAGTCGAAGAGCTTTGATGACTCGGGGTTCCCGGAGATTCCGGCCCGGTGGAAGGGACAGTGCGTGAGCGGACCGGATTTCAATCCTTCTCTGTGCAACAAGAAGCTCATCGGCGCTTATTATTTCGCCAAAGGCTATATCCAGGCTTCAG ATGGTAACATGACAGAGGTCGTAACCCCCCGGGACCACAATGGACACGGGACTCACACGTCGAGCACCGCTGCAGGCTCCCCAGTGGCCAACGCCAGCTTGCTCGGCGCCGCAAGAGGCGTCGCTCGGGGCATGGCTCCCCATGCCCGTGTGGCCAGCTATAAAGTATGCTGGGAACAGGGCTGCACGAGCTCCGACATACTCGCCGCCATGGACCAGGCCATAAGGGATGGTGTtgacgtgctctctctctctcttggtggAGGTGACGGATCGTACTACGAGACCACCATTGCTATTGGAGCGTTCTCAGCGATGGAGAAAGGTATTTTCGTCTCCGCCTCTGCCGGGAACGAAGGTCCTCAACAAGGCACGCTCTCGAATGGAGCCCCATGGATCATGACTGTAGGAGCGTCTACCCTGGACCGCACGTTCCCTGCCTCTGCATTGCTTGGCAACAAGTTGCGGTTCACCGGAGCATCAATGTATGGTGGCCCGGGAATGGGGAACAAGCTGGTTAGCCTGGTTTACATAACCACAAGCAACCAGAGCAACTTGTGCATGCCAGGAACACTCGACCCCAATGTGGTGCGTGGGAAGGTGGTGCTCTGCGACAGAGGGGAGAATTCCCGGGTCGAGAAGGGCGCAGTGGTGCGTGATGCTGGTGGAGTGGGGATGATACTGGTGAACACAGCGGACAACGGCGGTGAGGAGCTGCTGGCAGACTGCCACATGATACCAACCGTTCACATCGGTGCAAAGGCAGGTAATGTGATCAGGGAATATGCCAAGACCGATCGGAACCCTACGGCCTTGGTCGTTACCAGCACACAAAAGGTCAATGTCAGGCCGACGCCGGTGGTGGCTGCGTTCAGCTCAAGAGGGCCATACTTCCAGTCCCCGCAGATCTTGAAACCTGACGTGATTGGTCCAGGTGTCAACATCCTGGCCGCTTGGCCTGATAATGTCAGCCCCACGGAATTGCCTATTGACAAAAGGAGTGTCCAGTTCAATATCATCTCAG GTACATCCATGTCTTGCCCACACATCAGTGGCATCGCCGCACTGTTCAGAGTCACCCGCCCAGATTGGAgcacaagtgcaatcaaatcggCGCTCATGACCACCGCCTATGTCCACGACAACGTCCGGAACCCCATCACCGACTCAGCCAACGGAGGCCCATCCTCCCCATGGACACACGGAGCAGGCCACATCAACCCGAGGAAGGCGCTCTCGCCCGGCCTGGTCTATGATCTCACCGCCGACGACTACATTGCCTTCGTCTGCTCCCTCAACTACACGGTCAAGCAAGTCCAGAGCGTCGTGAGGCGGACAAACGTGACCTGCTCGACCAAACTGTCTGACCCGGGACAGCTCAACTATCCGTCGTTCTCGGTCGTGTTTGGGCCCAACAAGAAGGTGGTGCGGTACACTCGGGAGGTGACGAACGTGGGGGATGCCGGGTCGGTGTACAGGGCGGTGGTGGAGGCGCCAAGCACAGTTGCAGTGAGGGTGAGGCCGAGTAGGCTGGTGTTTGAGAAGGTGGGGGAGAAGAAGAGGTACAGCGTGACGTTCGTGGCGAGAAACAAGACAGACGAGGCTCACAGCGGGTCGATCACGTGGAGGAACCGGCAGCACCGCGTGAGGAGTCCAGTCGCGTTCTTGTGGGTAGAATCCTAA
- the LOC115741059 gene encoding subtilisin-like protease SBT1.8 yields MATVAQSLLFLVSLQCLLTLSFAADTAARKTYIVHMNHHDKPSLFPTPHDWYLSHLLSLSSSSSSPTLLYSYTAAYPGFAASLDPSQAASLRLSPSVLGFYEDTLYSLHTTRTPEFLGLSTELNTRDPNPDPNAADVIIGVLDTGVWPESRSFDDSGMPDVPARWRGECESGPDFDPSLCNKKLIGARSFSRGYHMASGGGFLKNPKETDSPRDQDGHGTHTATTAAGSRVANASLLGYASGTARGMAMRARVASYKVCWSNGCFGSDILAGMDRAMLDGVDVLSLSLGGGSAPYYRDTIAIGSFAAVERGIFVSCSAGNAGPTRASLANVAPWIMTVGAGTLDRDFPAYAVLGNKNRFTGVSLYSGPGMGSEPAGLVYDKGSDGSGNLCLPGSLQPDLVRGKVVVCDRGTNARVEKGAVVRAAGGVGMILANTAASGEELVADSHLLPAMAVGRKVGDLIREYASSDPNPTAAVGFGGTVLGIQPSPVVAAFSSRGPNLVTPQILKPDVIGPGVNILAAWSGAVGPTGLERDTRKTQFNIMSGTSMSCPHISGLAALLKAAHPNWSPSAMKSALMTTAYTRDNTNSSLRDAAGGTYSNPWAHGSGHVDPQKALSPGLVYDISTDDYVAFLCSLDYTLDQVRAVAKRPNVTCSRKFADPGQLNYPSFSVLFRSERAVRYTRELTNVGAAGSVYEVTVTGPSAVEVTVKPAKLAFANVGDKMSYTVTFVPKKGTRSETAGSDFGSIVWSDARNEVRSPVAYAWTQIE; encoded by the exons ATGGCCACGGTGGCCCAGTCCCTCCTCTTCCTCGTCTCTCTCCAATGCCTCCTCACACTCTCTTTCGCCGCCGACACCGCCGCCAGGAAGACCTACATCGTCCACATGAACCACCATGACAAGCCCTCTCTCTTCCCCACCCCCCACGACTGGTACCTCTcccacctcctctctctctcctcctcctcctcctcccccacgCTCCTCTACTCCTACACCGCCGCCTACCCCGGGTTCGCCGCCTCCCTCGACCCCTCCCAGGCCGCCTCCCTCCGCCTCTCCCCCTCCGTCCTCGGCTTCTACGAGGACACCCTCTACTCCCTCCACACCACCCGCACCCCCGAGTTCCTCGGCCTTTCTACCGAGCTCAACACCCGCGATCCGAACCCGGACCCTAATGCCGCTGACGTCATAATCGGAGTCCTCGACACAGGCGTCTGGCCCGAGTCCAGGAGCTTCGACGACTCGGGCATGCCCGATGTCCCCGCCCGGTGGCGCGGCGAGTGCGAGTCGGGCCCCGACTTCGACCCGAGCCTCTGCAACAAGAAGCTTATTGGGGCTCGCTCTTTCTCCAGAGGCTATCACATGGCCTCAG GTGGCGGTTTCTTGAAGAACCCGAAAGAAACGGACTCGCCCCGAGATCAAGACGGGCACGGGACCCACACCGCGACCACGGCAGCCGGGTCGCGCGTGGCGAATGCGAGCCTCCTCGGCTACGCCAGCGGGACGGCGCGTGGGATGGCCATGCGGGCCAGGGTGGCCTCCTACAAGGTCTGCTGGAGCAATGGCTGTTTCGGGTCAGACATCCTTGCCGGCATGGACCGAGCCATGCTGGACGGCGTCGATGTCCTCTCGCTGTCCCTTGGCGGCGGGTCCGCACCGTACTATCGCGACACCATTGCCATCGGTTCATTCGCTGCCGTGGAGAGAGGCATCTTCGTCTCCTGCTCCGCCGGCAACGCTGGGCCAACGCGGGCTTCGCTTGCCAACGTGGCACCATGGATTATGACCGTCGGCGCTGGCACTCTGGACCGGGACTTCCCTGCTTACGCCGTTCTCGGCAACAAGAACCGGTTCACTGGCGTGTCGCTTTACAGCGGACCGGGAATGGGGAGTGAACCGGCTGGTCTGGTCTATGACAAGGGGTCCGATGGCTCGGGCAACTTGTGCCTGCCCGGTTCACTTCAACCGGACTTGGTGCGCGGGAAGGTGGTGGTGTGCGATAGGGGAACCAACGCCCGCGTCGAGAAGGGCGCAGTCGTACGTGCTGCGGGTGGGGTTGGAATGATCCTCGCGAACACGGCGGCGAGTGGCGAGGAACTGGTGGCCGACAGTCACCTGCTGCCTGCCATGGCCGTGGGGAGGAAGGTGGGGGATCTGATCAGGGAGTACGCGAGCAGCGACCCAAATCCGACGGCCGCAGTTGGCTTCGGAGGGACCGTGTTGGGCATACAGCCGTCACCGGTGGTGGCGGCATTCAGCTCGAGAGGCCCCAATCTGGTGACGCCGCAGATACTGAAGCCCGACGTGATCGGCCCGGGAGTCAACATACTGGCGGCCTGGTCCGGGGCGGTGGGGCCCACAGGGCTGGAGAGAGATACGAGGAAGACCCAGTTCAACATCATGTCAG GCACGTCCATGTCGTGCCCTCACATTAGCGGCCTCGCTGCGCTCCTCAAAGCCGCCCACCCGAACTGGAGCCCGAGCGCGATGAAGTCCGCGCTCATGACCACTGCCTACACTCGCGACAACACCAATTCTTCCCTCCGCGATGCTGCCGGAGGCACTTATTCCAACCCTTGGGCGCACGGTTCGGGACACGTCGACCCCCAGAAAGCCCTCTCCCCTGGCCTGGTGTACGATATCTCGACCGACGACTATGTCGCCTTCCTCTGCTCGCTGGATTACACCCTCGATCAAGTGAGAGCGGTGGCCAAGCGCCCCAACGTCACATGCTCGCGTAAGTTCGCGGACCCCGGCCAGCTGAACTATCCATCCTTCTCGGTCTTGTTCAGGAGCGAGAGGGCCGTGAGGTACACGCGCGAGCTGACCAATGTCGGGGCTGCAGGGTCGGTTTACGAAGTCACAGTGACGGGGCCATCGGCTGTGGAAGTGACGGTGAAGCCCGCAAAGCTGGCGTTCGCTAACGTCGGGGACAAGATGAGTTACACGGTGACCTTCGTGCCCAAGAAAGGCACAAGGAGTGAGACAGCTGGGTCGGATTTCGGTAGCATCGTCTGGAGCGACGCTCGAAATGAAGTCCGGAGCCCGGTCGCTTACGCATGGACCCAGATCGAATGA